One Nicotiana tabacum cultivar K326 chromosome 23, ASM71507v2, whole genome shotgun sequence genomic window, TTGATCAACAGTCTTGAACCAAGTCCTAGCAAGTTTACCAGTGAAACCATAGTCACCAAATAAGACATCAGCTACACCTTGCCCTTCTGTTCCTGGTAACCAAGCTTCAACAAGTGCATCTACTTGAGCTAGGTATGGTTGAATCACGACTGGCCGGCCCGTGAGGAGCACGACCACGCATTTCACCGTGGCACAAACCGTGGTCATGGTGTCCGGACCAGGTGCGGGGATTGTTAAGTTTAGGGTGTCACCAGAGCCTTCCGCGTATGGTGTCTCGCCCACCACGACAATGGCGTAGGAGAAGTTGTTGGACTTGATGAATTCAGCATCTGGATTTTCCTTGAACACAACTTTTGTTTCTGGATCAACTGTATTCTCAATGGCTGAAAGGATTGTAGTACCTAGTCAAAAAAAGTGAGTAATTGGTTAATGTACAATAGAGTTATGGACTTGATTTCTATAACTTTGAAAAATGTGGTTGTGTCAAAATAGGTTAAACAATAGGTCGTAGTCTGACCTGTCCAACTCAAATTCAGACATATAACACTTATGGTTAAAAAAGATTGACATTCCAagtttttcattctttcttttttggtAGGGGTACCGTGTGACTATAAGTTACGGGTTCGAACTGTCAACCACTGATACTTGTAACAGGGTAGGCTACCTCTATTATAACTCATTAGCGTGCATCCCATTCTCGGACTCTGCATGAAACGCAAATGCTTCGTGCATCGACCTTCTTTAGGCGATTCGGAGCCGATCGCTCGAATTTATAAAGATGCGTGGACATCAACACATGAAAAATTGGAAATCGTactaaattcttattttatggccgtaaaatgttAAAACAAGGAACGGTCGACAATGACTATAGTTcattaggttgtttttgatgggCATACAAAAGTTTACGTGATTCGGGGCTGGTCGCCCGAATTTATGAAGATGGCGTAGACATTAGCACAGAAAAATCGAAAATTAtgctgaattcctgttttataaCCCTAAAATGTCAAATTTGAGAAAACGGTTTGGGAGAGGGTGGGTGTTTGAGCAGACAAGGAAACAACTTGAGGGATAAAGAAATGTACCAACTGTTGTGTTTCCACTAAGTCCTTGCCATGTAATGGTCCAGCCACCACATTGGTAGCCCATATTGTTAGCATGGATTCCTGCAACTAATATACTTGATGCCTTCTTTGGAAGTGGTAAAACTGGTTCATCTGCATTTGCACCATTCTTTAACAAAACAAGTGACCTTCTCACTGCTTCCCTTGCCAATTCCCTATGCTCCTGCAATATTGCAACACAACAAGATGAATTAAGTTATCATTTTTTTCCATTTCATAGTAAATTGTTATTTCGTTTATCTATAAACGTTGAACTCACCGCGCTACCTAGATATTTCACCATACTATAATCAGCTAGAGGGCTCTCGAAAAGTCCCATTTGGAACTTCACTCTAAGAATTCTCTTAACTGCATCGTCGATTCGGCTCATTTGAACAAAGTTGTTCTTCACTAAATAGGTTAGACCATCAATGAACTCTGTAGTGTTGTAAGGCAACATTACCTGCAATATACAACAAGGAAAGAGCAAGAATTAGCTCTTTATAGGACATGTAAATTGAGTCGAAAATCATTCTTGAGGTTTTAGAATAGTGTGAAAGTATGAGGCAGATCCAGAATTTAATTGTATATGGTTGATTCGCCCACAATGTGTACGGATTATTAAGAAAAAAGAGGGAAATGacaatgaattttgaaataaataattaGCTACTAACCATGTCAATGCCAGCATTGACACCTTCAAGAATGGAATATGTATAGTTTGCATGCCAAGGATAAGTAAGCTTGTCAATTCCTGCCCAGTCTGAAATAACAAACCCCTGAAACAAATTTCATAACATTCACAATATTAGTTTGAAATCCCCGTATCGTTGCATCATATGTTGCTAGAATCCTTCAAAAATATCGTTGCATATCAGATCCTTCAAAGCACCTATATCAGATTCTCCGAattttttggaggatccgacacaaGTATGACAACATCTTTCGAGGATTCGAGCAACATAGGCTACCTCTATTGAGCACTACAATGTTGCtcagatcctccaaaaatatTATCACACCGAGTCGAATCCTTCAAACTAAATATGTTTTCGGAGGATTTGACGAAAGTGTTACAATATTTTTGAAGGATTCGAGCAAAATAGATGGTATCTATTGAACACAACaaagccaaaatttgaaaagagaattGGGGAATTTACTCTGAAACGAAGTGTGCCTTTAAGAAAACCAGTGACCAATTCTCTGTTACCGTGCATTCTGACACCATTCCAACTTGAATAAGAAACCATAACAGTAGCCACACCTTTGATTATTGAATTATAGTAACCTGCCATATGTATACTTAGCAAACCATGTCTATCAATTATTGTATTGTTCTCATTTATGCCTTTTACTGTCCCTCCATCACCTACATAATGCTTGGCACAAGCAGCCACCTTTTGCCTGTGCAAAAACCAGTAGTGAGTCAACATGACACTATCAGAATTTTCCGACTACACGCTTAAACTTTGGAAAAGGTCTATTACCACCTATCTTTGTAATTTCACGTATGGTTAACGAACTTTATCCATTACACAGGAAACGCTACAAAATTATTCACAAAAACAATAAAGTCATCAAACTTTACCGTTATAATAGCCATGTTAAAGTAACTGAACTTTACCGTTATTAAGAATTTTTCAACTACACACCTAAACTTTGGAGAAGGCCTATTACCTCAAGTGTGTGTAATTTCTCGTATTGTTAACGAACTTTATCCATTATACAGGAAAAGTTATAAGATTATCTCTTGTCGCATCAAAGTAATTGAATTTTATTTACTATCACAATAAAGTCATCAACTTTACTGTTATACAGTCACGTTAAATTAACTGAACTTTATCCATTATAACAGTAAAATTATTAGACTTTATCCCTTGTACTACAAATAAACCATCAAAGTGAATGTATATCTATATATAGTGAGTAAATTTTTGTGACTTTACTGTTTTAATAGTTAAAGTTTAATAACTATAAAGTGACAAAATATACTGTCGTGATTTTACTTTTGAAGCATGTAAAGTTTAGCATCTATACGTTAAATttactcatatacatatatacatatacaaaaTTTCTACTGAAATTTACGGGATATAGTGACCCTCCATAGATACACATAGATCCGCCTCTGTTCACATTGCAACACATGTCATGTCATAAAAACACTTGAAAAAACACCACACTCACACCACACCCACATGAAGaattattatatttatgtatAAAATTGAAGAATAATGTATTAGGTAGAAACCTTGTGCTTTTGATAAAACACGTCACCAAATTAAATGGTTTAAGCTTGAatatttaatttctatttttaccttgtttttgtttttctttgttggtTTCTGATTAGGGGTGTTCGTTGGTCGGTACAGTACGGTATTTAgacatttcggttcggtattttcgatattcggtttcttaaaatgctataccaataccgtacctaatttaATTCGGTATGGTTcaatttttctcctttcggtttcggtttattcggttcggtaacttTGGTTTaatcggtttgaatactaacaaGAGCATAGAGTCATAGACTATGCTAgcatttggccatagattcccaaatttattctgaaaaatctgatttgggtgaagtttggtttgaagatgaaaatgtgtttggacatctgttttgggtgaagtttggtttgaaaaaacataaaacataacTTATaaccacaagttctaaaaactatcacaaatacccaacagtaccattatcaataacattcgttatattatcgcaaaccatagtcctgaatataaataaatttgatacaaaattatcatttttataatgaactatatgatacactatcagatgacctagaagacgaagcaacatcgttacaaaataataaatggtgggctcttttataaaatacaaaagtttggggcaatttttaaaaaatataatagtgatattttg contains:
- the LOC107774577 gene encoding uncharacterized protein LOC107774577; the encoded protein is MQRIKMGFFMRILVLFCWMILAKAEYMTYKDPNKPLGRRIKDLMSRMTLEEKIGQMIQIDRTVATPDAMKKYYIGSVLSGGGSVPKKEASAENWIDMINGFQKGSLSTRLGIPMIYGIDAVHGNNNVYKATIFPHNVGLGVTRDPQLIKKIGAATALEARATGIPYVFAPCLAICRDPRWGRCYESYSEDPNIVRAMSEMVPGLQGDVPSNGRLGVPFVANKQKVAACAKHYVGDGGTVKGINENNTIIDRHGLLSIHMAGYYNSIIKGVATVMVSYSSWNGVRMHGNRELVTGFLKGTLRFRGFVISDWAGIDKLTYPWHANYTYSILEGVNAGIDMVMLPYNTTEFIDGLTYLVKNNFVQMSRIDDAVKRILRVKFQMGLFESPLADYSMVKYLGSAEHRELAREAVRRSLVLLKNGANADEPVLPLPKKASSILVAGIHANNMGYQCGGWTITWQGLSGNTTVGTTILSAIENTVDPETKVVFKENPDAEFIKSNNFSYAIVVVGETPYAEGSGDTLNLTIPAPGPDTMTTVCATVKCVVVLLTGRPVVIQPYLAQVDALVEAWLPGTEGQGVADVLFGDYGFTGKLARTWFKTVDQLPMNIGDPHYDPLFPFGFGLTTEPTKAY